The following proteins come from a genomic window of Cervus canadensis isolate Bull #8, Minnesota chromosome 20, ASM1932006v1, whole genome shotgun sequence:
- the LOC122422618 gene encoding histidine triad nucleotide-binding protein 1-like: MADEITKAQVARPGGDTIFRKIIRKEIPAKIIYEDDQCLAFHDISPQAPTHFLVIPKKHISQISAAEDDDESLLGHLMIVGKKCAADLALKKGYRMVVNEGSDGGQSVYHVHLHVLGGRQMNWPPG, encoded by the coding sequence atggCAGATGAGATCACCAAGGCTCAGGTCGCCCGGCCTGGCGGCGACACGATCTTCAGGAAGATCATTCGCAAGGAAATCCCAGCCAAAATCATTTATGAGGATGATCAGTGTCTTGCTTTCCATGACATTTCCCCTCAAGCACCTACACATTTTCTGGTGATACCCAAGAAACATATATCCCAGATTTCTGCAGCAGAAGATGATGATGAAAGTCTTCTTGGGCATTTGATGATTGTTGGCAAGAAATGTGCTGCTGATCTGGCCCTGAAGAAGGGCTATCGAATGGTGGTGAATGAAGGTTCAGATGGGGGCCAGTCTGTCTATCATGTTCATCTCCATGTTCTTGGAGGTCGGCAGATGAACTGGCCTCCTGGTTAA